DNA from Desulfarculus baarsii DSM 2075:
GACATGATCTTCGTCCAGGACGAGATGACCGACGACGTCTATTGGCGCGACAAACGCGAAAAGACCTTGGTGGCCGGCCTGGCCTGCAACGAGCCCTGCCCGACCTGCTTCTGTTCGTCGGTCAACTGCGGCCCGCACCACCAGGTGGGCATGGACCTGCTTTTCGTGGACCTGGGTGACAAGCTTCTGGTGAAGGTGCTCACCGAAAAGGGCGAGGCCGCCAGCGCCGACCTGCCCCCGGCCGCCGCCGCCGACGAGGCCAAGGCCGCCGAACTCAAGGCCGCCGCCGAGGCCGCCATCAGCTCCAAGGTCTCGCTGGACAAGATCAACGCCCGCGAGGTGCTCGATCTCTACAATCTGCCCATGTGGGACAAAGTGCACGAGGCCTGCCTCAACTGCGGCACCTGCACCTTTGTCTGCCCCACTTGCCACTGCTTCGACATCCAAGACGAAGTGCAGGGCCAGGAAGGCCGCCGCGTGCGCAACTGGGATTACTGCATGAGCTGGCTGTTCACCATGCACGGCACCGGCCACAACCCCCGCGGCAAGAAAAAAGACCGGGTGCGTCAGCGCTTCATGCATAAATTCAAGTACATCCCGGTCAAGCGCGACGGCGAGATCGGCTGCGTCGGCTGCGGCCGCTGCATTCAGATGTGCCCCGTCAACATCGACGTTCGTCAGGTCGTCGACCAGATGAACTCCTAGAGGAAGGGACGGGATAAGTCATGAGAAACACGTATGTCCCTTACCCGGTCCGCATCAAGGACGTGATCGTCGAGACCGAGGACAAACAGCTTCGCTCCTTCTGGTTCGAGTTCATCAACCCCGAGGACGCCGAGGCCTTCAACTACACTCCGGGCCAGTTCGCCGAGCTGAGCATCAGCGGCTACGGTGAAATCCCCATCGGCATCGCCTCCAGCCCCACCGAGGGTAAAGACGTCCTGTTCACCGTCAACAAAGTCGGCGTGGTCAGTTCGCAGCTGCACAACATGAAGCCCGGCGACGTC
Protein-coding regions in this window:
- a CDS encoding 4Fe-4S dicluster domain-containing protein, with amino-acid sequence MADKILAKDKLDEFIAKLREEADVYAPARVGAKTTWQEVNGAEGLDWDFTNTEMSPKDFFFPQTECMMRFKNAKDDPEGMIMKAEELLPRSRVLLNMRPCDAKAFQVLDMIFVQDEMTDDVYWRDKREKTLVAGLACNEPCPTCFCSSVNCGPHHQVGMDLLFVDLGDKLLVKVLTEKGEAASADLPPAAAADEAKAAELKAAAEAAISSKVSLDKINAREVLDLYNLPMWDKVHEACLNCGTCTFVCPTCHCFDIQDEVQGQEGRRVRNWDYCMSWLFTMHGTGHNPRGKKKDRVRQRFMHKFKYIPVKRDGEIGCVGCGRCIQMCPVNIDVRQVVDQMNS